The genomic region TCTGGCTTCGTCGAAATCCTCGCGAGGTGGCAAGGCACCGCGCTGCGGTGTTCTCCTTGCCAGAAACGAAAAATCCATCCATGCAAACTGCTTCCATTTAAACCGGACACGCTCTAGCGAAGCTGAACGATAAAATCGGTGCCCCAGCCGGTTTCCGTTCCCAAACCGTTGTCGGAAACTGAAAAGGAGGCTCCGTGGCCGATCATCAGGGCGATGCGCTCGCGGGTCTTTGCATCAATGATCAGGCGGTCGAGGGCAGTGCGGGGATTGGAACGAACCAGCTGGCCCGAACCTTCAACCTCAAGCTTGTGATCGCGAACCACTGAAGGCGGAATCCGGCCTGCCATGGATACCGAGAGCCAGTTCAGCTGCTCCTTGTCGCCGGAAGCCAGAAAGAAATGGGTGCCGAGCGGTTCTTTCGGGTTGCGCAGGCCGATCGGTGCCGAAAACACCGGCAGATGGCCACGCCGCACGTAAATCATGCCGGGCAGGGGGCGTTCTTCACCTGCCGTGCTGTAGACCGTGTCGACCAGTTCCTCGCTCAGCATCCCGGTGGGAGCAAGGCCCTGCGCCTTCTGGAACCGGATCACCGCCTCGGCAGTACCTTTGCCGTAAAGACCGTCTACTTCGCCGGCTTCATGGCCCAGCCTGTTCAGCAGACGCTGCAATTCGCGGGTGATTTCACGGCGTGTGATCCGCGTTGCGTAGATCCGCAGCGGTTTGGGGATTTCTGCCGTCTGTTCCGGTTTTTCCACCGGCAGGCCCTCAAGCAGCCCGCCATTGGCAATGCCGTCAATGGTATCGCGCAGCGAAGCCATTTTTGCTTCTGCCGCTCCCGGCTGAAACAACGCCTTGTGTCGGATCGGTGCGGGCTGGAGCATTTCACGGGCAATCAGCACATGAGCGCCGCGCTCGGTCAGGTTGAACAACTGTTTGGCGAACTTGCCGGGCAGCCGCACACAGCCATGGGAAGCGGGCCAGGAAGGAACGGAATTTGACTGGTGCAGGGCAATTCCCGACCAGGTCAACCGCTGCATATAGGGCATCGGCGCCCCCGAATAGATATTGGAGCGATGGCGCCGCTTCTTCTCCAGGATGGAAAACACGCCCATTGGCGTATCGTATCCGGGTTTGCCGCTTGAAACCCTCGATGCCGCCAGTTTGTCCGTTCCCCGGTAGACGCGCAATTGCTGGTTATCGATGGAGACCGTCACCAGCACCGGGGCGTTTGCCTGGCTTTCATCTTCGCCGGAGCGGACGGTAAGTTCCTTCAGGCCCGATTTGCCCGCGGCCTGTTTGGCGGCCAGTGCAGAGGTGGCGAGTGCAGCGGTAACCAGCGCCGAGGACAACAACAGTGCTGCTGCCGGCAATGCCTTGTTCCCATTCCATCGCAGAGTGCTGCTCAGAACGCGGAAACCGCCGCGCTTGCCCGAGTTCAGAAAACCTGTTCGGAAAATTGCCGTTGAAACCACGTTTATCGATCCCCCAAGATCACCATAGTCATCCGTGCCCCAATGCCTTGCGCGCCTGTTTTGCGCCCTTTTGTTTTGCGCCGTTTTGTTTTGCGCCCTTGTTTCGCGCATCCGCCAGCTATTTGCCGGTTTTTGTCCTCGCCAATTTCTCCACGACGCTGCGCCTGTCCGCAATCTTCAATCAATCCTGCCAATGGGGTCAACGTTAGCACAGGTCAGCTCAAAACCGTTGCTGTGGTTTCCTTGTACCAGGGGTTCCCCTTTGCAGGAGGGCTTTTTGCCGGACAGAAACATTGCCGGCCGCGTGACCCGCATCCTGGGCGATAATCATGTGCACAATGTTAACCGGTTCGTTGTTTGATTTCCTGTAATGACGGTCTGAATTCGGTAAAGTAACTGACAGTTTGCCCATCTTTCGCCCGCGTGTGGCAGCCAGGCCGCAACCCATGGGGCGACGTTGTCACACGGAAGGGCAATCGAAGTTGCGGCCCGGGTGCGCTGCTTTGTTACCGCACAGGCGTTACAGGCGTTTTTTGAAGCCCGCAAAGCGGCGCGGTGGGGATCGGTCCAAGCCAGGCCGGGAGCAGTAGGGCGATGCACAAAGAGATACAAAGAGATGAGAAAATAAATTAGAAAAGAACTGCAAACCATTGAAATAAAGCAAGATCATACTCAACAGCCATATTAATATGGTTCCATAATATATCTTATGCGACTGGCGGATGCATGGTTTCGGGCAGCCGGCATGGGGTGTCTGGCGTTTCGTTTTTCCGGTCACGCTTGGAGCCTTGCCCCCTCAATCATCATCGTGGGGAACCTCCGCGCTACCCGGCAAGAACCACTTGCCGCTCCTTGCCGCCAATCTTCTCAGCAGACGAATCGCCGGCTCTGTTGAACTGGCCGTCAGCCCCTGGAGCGTGTCCGGTTTAAATTAAAGCAGTTTGCATGGATGGATTTTTCGCCTCCGGCAAGGAGAACACCGCAGCGCGGTGCCTTGCCACCTCGCGAGGATTTCGACGAAGCCAGAACGCAAAAGACACCACAGCCGGGCACTTAACATCATCAATGTATCGGGTTTTCTGCAATCGTTTGAACCTGGTTCCCTGCCCTACGGGCAGCGCCGGAAAATACTAACAGTGCCTGCACTGCGCCGCATTTTCCTCCTTGCCGAAGACCAAACGCCCGACGCTCAAACGATTCCATTTAAGCCGGACACGCGCTAGCCGAATGCCTGGCTTTGCCGATATCATCTTGCATGAATGACAAGCCGTTCTTGACACCAAAGGCTGCAGGATTGAGGGAATGGACCGGCAAACCGCCTCAAACCGGCACGGCTGCCAATCTTGCAAGAACCGTCCATCCATCCACAAATCCGGATTTTCAGTTGATGACCCCTTCCCGCGACATTTCCCGGCTTATCGAGATCATGGCGGCACTCAGAACGCCGCAAACCGGCTGCCCCTGGGACCTGGAACAGGATTTCCGTTCCATCGCCCCCTATACCATTGAGGAAGCCTATGAGGTGGCCGATGCGATCGAGCGCGGCGACATGGATGATTTGCGTCTGGAACTGGGCGATCTATTGCTGCAATCGGTCTATCACGCCCGCATGGCCCAGGAGGAAGGCCATTTCGACTTTGGCGATGTGGTCGAGGGCATTACCGCAAAGATGATTCGCCGCCATCCCCATGTCTTTGGAGATAAGCGCGGCGAAGAATACTCCGCCTCCGGCATGGCCAGCGGCACCTGGGAACGCATCAAGGCCGAGGAGAAGGCCGAGACGGCGGCCCGCAGGGATGAAATGGGCTTGCCGCCGAAAAGGAAAGGCGAAAGCCTGCTCGATGAGGTGCCTGCCGCCCTTCCCGGCCTCACCCTGGCCGTCAAGCTGCAGCAGAAGGCCGCAAAGGTAGGGTTCGACTGGAACGATCCCGGCGCTGTGCTGGCCAAGCTGCGCGAGGAAACCGAAGAGCTCGAGGCCGAACTTTCAGCCGAAAGCCCGGACGTTTCAGCCCTCAAGGACGAGTTGGGCGATGTCTTGTTTGTGCTGGCAAACCTTGCGCGCCATCTCGACATCGATCCCGAATCGGCCCTGCGGCGCACCAATCGGAAATTCCGCAAGCGCTTTGCCTATATTGAAAACAACATCGAACAGCGCACCGGCAAGCCCTTGTCCTCGGCCTCGCTTGAGGAAATGGAGGCGCTTTGGCAGGAAGCAAAAACAGCCGGAAGATAGGTCCAAACCCTGGCTTTTTTCACGAAGCCTGCGCCAGGAAGGCACGATAGCGCCCTTCCCTCACATTGGCATTCAGGCGCACGGTCAGGTCGATGCTGCCGTCCTCGTTGTCGCGGCGCGTCACAATGCTCCCGTCGCGGTAGATTTGGGGAAGCGTCGACAACTCGTCCGGTTCCAGATGCAACGTTACCAGACGGGCATCGCTGCCGATGGCCGCTTCAATACGCTCAAGCAGTGCCTCAATGCCCTCACCGGTCACTGCAGAGACCGCAATCGTGGCCTGTTCCTGCATGGTGTCGCGAATGCCGGCGAGCGCCTCTGCCGGCAGAAGATCGATCTTGTTGAGAACCTCGACAACCCCTTGTCTGCCTTCTTCGCCGATGCCGAGATCGGAGAGAATAGCATAGACGTCTTCTGCCTGGGCCGCATTTTCCGGATCGGCAATATCGCGCACGTGAAGGATCACGTCGGCTTCCACAACCTCTTCAAGCGTTGCCCTGAAGGCGGCGATCAGATGGGTCGGCAGGTCGGAAATGAAACCGACCGTATCCGACACGATAACCTCCGTGCCGCCGGGCAGGGTCAATTGGCGCAGGGTCGGATCGAGCGTGGCGAACAGCATGTCCTTGGCCAGTACTTTCGACCCGGTCAGGCGGTTGAACAGGGTTGATTTGCCGGCATTGGTATAGCCGACGAGGGCAACCACCGGATGGGGCCTGCGCTTGCGGCCCGCACGATGCAGTTCACGCGTGCGGCGCACCTTTTCAAGCTCGTTTTCAAGCTTGATGATCTTCGCCTGAATTTCCCGGCGGTCGGCCTCGATCTGGGTTTCACCGGGTCCCCCCATGAAACCGGCACCGCCGCGCTGGCGCTCAAGGTGTGTCCATTGGCGCACCAGCCGGCCCTTCTGGTAGTTCAGATGGGCAAGATCGACCTGCAGGCGCCCTTCCCTGGTTCGCGCCCGGTCTCCGAAGATTTCCAGAATAAGTCCGGTGCGGTCGAGCACCTTGCAGTTCCAGGCCTTTTCCAGATTGCGCTGCTGGATGGGCGAAAGCGCATGATCGACGATTGCCAGGCCAATTTCGCCTGCCTTGATGATGCCGGCGATTTCCTCAACCTTGCCGGTTCCCATCAGGGTCGCCGGCTTGATGGTTTTCAGGGCAATGACCCCGGCCTCGGCGACCACAAGGCGAATGGCCTCGGCAAGCCCCCTTGCCTCCTCAAGCCGTGAGGCTGCGGAGCGGCTGGGCGCTGCATGATTGGGGCCGGCGCGCAGATCGGGCACCAGCACGATGGCGCGTTCGGGTTTCTGCGCTTCGTCCTGTGACCACTGAAAGCGGGCACGCCCACCTTCGGTGGGTTCACTCAACGATCATCCCCGCTGTCGCTGTCCGGCCCCAGATTGACCGGAGTGGCCGGCATGATGGTGGAGATGGCATGCTTGTAGACAAGTTGTGCAATGCCGTCGCGTTTCAGCAATACGCAGAAATTGTCAAACCAGCTTACCACACCGTTCAGCTTCACGCCGTTGACCAGAAAGATGGTCAGCGGAATCTTCTGCTTGCGTACCTGGTTGAGAAAGGCATCTTGTAGGTTTTGTTGTTTGTCCGCCATGGGTCCTGCATTGGTTGCAACGAACGCCGCCCCCATGTCGACCTTGCGGTGTTCGTTCTTGTTATCGGCGGCACGAGCCGTGCCGCCGTTTGCAGGCCGATGAGCGCATATAAATTGCATGAAGGAAGGTATTC from Salaquimonas pukyongi harbors:
- the mazG gene encoding nucleoside triphosphate pyrophosphohydrolase; amino-acid sequence: MTPSRDISRLIEIMAALRTPQTGCPWDLEQDFRSIAPYTIEEAYEVADAIERGDMDDLRLELGDLLLQSVYHARMAQEEGHFDFGDVVEGITAKMIRRHPHVFGDKRGEEYSASGMASGTWERIKAEEKAETAARRDEMGLPPKRKGESLLDEVPAALPGLTLAVKLQQKAAKVGFDWNDPGAVLAKLREETEELEAELSAESPDVSALKDELGDVLFVLANLARHLDIDPESALRRTNRKFRKRFAYIENNIEQRTGKPLSSASLEEMEALWQEAKTAGR
- the hflX gene encoding GTPase HflX encodes the protein MSEPTEGGRARFQWSQDEAQKPERAIVLVPDLRAGPNHAAPSRSAASRLEEARGLAEAIRLVVAEAGVIALKTIKPATLMGTGKVEEIAGIIKAGEIGLAIVDHALSPIQQRNLEKAWNCKVLDRTGLILEIFGDRARTREGRLQVDLAHLNYQKGRLVRQWTHLERQRGGAGFMGGPGETQIEADRREIQAKIIKLENELEKVRRTRELHRAGRKRRPHPVVALVGYTNAGKSTLFNRLTGSKVLAKDMLFATLDPTLRQLTLPGGTEVIVSDTVGFISDLPTHLIAAFRATLEEVVEADVILHVRDIADPENAAQAEDVYAILSDLGIGEEGRQGVVEVLNKIDLLPAEALAGIRDTMQEQATIAVSAVTGEGIEALLERIEAAIGSDARLVTLHLEPDELSTLPQIYRDGSIVTRRDNEDGSIDLTVRLNANVREGRYRAFLAQAS
- a CDS encoding L,D-transpeptidase family protein; translation: MPAAALLLSSALVTAALATSALAAKQAAGKSGLKELTVRSGEDESQANAPVLVTVSIDNQQLRVYRGTDKLAASRVSSGKPGYDTPMGVFSILEKKRRHRSNIYSGAPMPYMQRLTWSGIALHQSNSVPSWPASHGCVRLPGKFAKQLFNLTERGAHVLIAREMLQPAPIRHKALFQPGAAEAKMASLRDTIDGIANGGLLEGLPVEKPEQTAEIPKPLRIYATRITRREITRELQRLLNRLGHEAGEVDGLYGKGTAEAVIRFQKAQGLAPTGMLSEELVDTVYSTAGEERPLPGMIYVRRGHLPVFSAPIGLRNPKEPLGTHFFLASGDKEQLNWLSVSMAGRIPPSVVRDHKLEVEGSGQLVRSNPRTALDRLIIDAKTRERIALMIGHGASFSVSDNGLGTETGWGTDFIVQLR
- the hfq gene encoding RNA chaperone Hfq gives rise to the protein MADKQQNLQDAFLNQVRKQKIPLTIFLVNGVKLNGVVSWFDNFCVLLKRDGIAQLVYKHAISTIMPATPVNLGPDSDSGDDR